The Pelagicoccus albus genome includes the window ATCGTTTAATCTACGGTTGTCGTCTTTCATTCGGTCAACCAGATCTTCTTTTCTTTCGTATTCCTTTGTTTCTGGATCGCCCTCGTGTGGTCGGTATTCGTAGATAAACGAATCTTTCTTTTTGGTAATCGTAGCACAGTGTTGCTCCGCGGGCCTTGCATCGAATGGCCAATAGAAGATCCCAAACTGCTGTGGTGCTGTGTCCACAATCGAAGGATAGTCTTTGGGAAATGCTCCAATGGTCATTTTCTATTTTCTGCCTAACGTGAAAGCCATACGCGGAAGTCAGCGCGGAGCGCTGGCTGGAGTTGTATGGGCTGACTGGTTCACCCTAACTTTTTCGGACTTGTGAATTTCGATTCCTGAAGCGATCGAGATGAACTCATAGCAGTAGGTTTCATCTTCTTCTGATTTCATTTCAATTCTTAGTCCATCAGTGTAGCCCTGCTGATTCGTGAGTATCCAACTCCAAGTCACGCGAAAGCAACCTGCTAGAATGGGTGGTTCTGTTCGTTCCTTTCTTTCTTCTTTTGTGATTACTATCTCGTCAAACTCAGGTTCGCAACTGATGAGAAACTCCGCCTCTTGAGTCACTAGGACCGCACGCTCAAAACGAGTAGGCATCTCTTCGCATGGGATTCCATAGATCGCTTCGATAGTCTTGAATTCCGGAGTATTCATTTTCTGGTGAAC containing:
- a CDS encoding DUF6334 family protein → VHQKMNTPEFKTIEAIYGIPCEEMPTRFERAVLVTQEAEFLISCEPEFDEIVITKEERKERTEPPILAGCFRVTWSWILTNQQGYTDGLRIEMKSEEDETYCYEFISIASGIEIHKSEKVRVNQSAHTTPASAPR